From the Photobacterium sp. GJ3 genome, one window contains:
- the gshB gene encoding glutathione synthase — protein sequence MKICFVMYPWSKVEPETDSTLRLIHEVASRGHTVALTTPSNLTMRDSMAIGFCRVLKKTDVSNNIPSFYRKAEFRKAELPLAGFDAIIMRANPPLDTMALNFLDSVRDDTFIFNDIDGLRVANNKLYTASLPDPNREFIPVTHVSKNREYLERVLEENPNDRMIMKPLNGYGGKGVILVEKSAKSSVRSLLDFYIGDDHNYVILQDYIEGAEKGDVRIMMLNGEPIGAMKRVPAKDDVRSNIHAGGQEVKHTLTKQELRLCRHIGPKLVRDGLYFVGLDVINGKLVEVNVLSPGGITRINRLNRTKLQREVIDFVESVVKAKDVSIARKNKFRQVIEDAATS from the coding sequence ATGAAAATTTGTTTCGTGATGTACCCTTGGAGCAAAGTTGAGCCTGAAACAGACTCAACCCTGCGTTTGATTCATGAAGTTGCCAGCCGTGGTCATACGGTTGCCCTGACGACCCCAAGCAACCTGACGATGCGTGACAGCATGGCGATTGGTTTTTGCCGCGTGCTGAAAAAAACCGACGTCTCAAACAACATTCCAAGCTTCTACCGTAAGGCAGAGTTTCGTAAAGCTGAACTGCCACTGGCTGGATTTGATGCCATTATTATGCGCGCAAACCCACCACTGGATACCATGGCCCTGAACTTCCTGGATTCAGTACGGGACGACACTTTCATTTTCAATGACATTGACGGTCTGCGTGTTGCAAACAACAAGCTGTATACCGCATCCCTGCCCGATCCAAACCGCGAGTTTATCCCGGTCACGCACGTGTCGAAAAACCGCGAGTATCTGGAACGCGTGCTGGAAGAAAACCCAAACGACCGCATGATCATGAAGCCACTCAACGGCTACGGCGGTAAGGGCGTGATCTTAGTCGAGAAAAGCGCAAAATCCAGCGTCCGTTCACTGCTGGACTTCTACATCGGCGACGATCACAACTACGTGATTCTGCAAGATTACATTGAAGGCGCTGAAAAAGGCGATGTGCGGATCATGATGCTCAATGGTGAGCCGATTGGTGCCATGAAGCGCGTGCCAGCCAAAGACGACGTCCGCTCAAACATCCACGCCGGTGGTCAGGAAGTCAAACACACTCTGACCAAGCAGGAACTGCGCCTGTGCCGTCATATTGGCCCGAAACTGGTCCGTGACGGCCTGTATTTCGTGGGTCTGGATGTCATTAACGGCAAACTGGTTGAAGTGAATGTGCTCAGCCCTGGCGGCATTACGCGGATCAACCGTCTGAACCGAACCAAATTGCAGCGCGAAGTGATCGACTTCGTTGAAAGTGTGGTCAAAGCCAAAGACGTCAGCATTGCGCGGAAGAACAAGTTCAGACAGGTGATTGAAGATGCAGCAACTAGCTGA
- a CDS encoding flavohemoglobin expression-modulating QEGLA motif protein: MQQLAEHEVLALIQHQIPFEAQLADGSLTIRISEYQPFVATAIHHGGRLRPELVAKCHLSAEERYFEEDPYTGEFISSMPIVLQGEDSRYEYDLNRAPEHCIYSQAWGKDVWHAALTDAEKQLSQAKHACYYRIFRALITSLERKFGYCVVYDIHSYNHERITTPCPTFNLGTAQVDRKGWHTEINDLLTRLGQITLPNIAVTAGENLVFQGMGYQATFIRDHFSRTLILPIEIKKVYMNESGGESYPLVIEQLNTELKDALTGHAAYVMEAHMKQPAIRRRQKAHVLDSKMPKEVIQLDRQLYKFARGLNTLSYINPINLKQEKRRFLHNRDAYQPKFTYRQLDLDPYKFREQLYRLPVEEIRDAGIQAMYRKVIDQLAVRIDLLTSLGHEAFLYNSLRYYGRPDESDIANANFILHARDDAEPEQSSISAEEAIAAFHEAADDYGFTCKIQGTTKLIARAMVSGTTVKVNLNSRFSPTDLYALIHHEMGVHMVTSVNAEAQPLKVLQLGLPGNTHTQEGLAILCEHLSGNFPLHRLKTLALRVVAVDMMVNKRSFNETFNTLKFDYGLSNDTAFTITTRAYRGGGFTKDYLYLRGLKDALRLHKETDLTSLFIGKTGFEFKPLLDELIEREILMPPQYLPKALSLETETDPIINFMLNCIN; this comes from the coding sequence ATGCAGCAACTAGCTGAGCACGAGGTGCTGGCGCTCATCCAGCATCAGATCCCTTTTGAAGCTCAGCTCGCAGATGGCAGCCTGACGATTCGCATTTCCGAGTATCAGCCTTTTGTCGCGACGGCCATCCATCATGGGGGGCGTCTGCGTCCTGAACTGGTGGCGAAATGCCACCTTTCAGCAGAAGAAAGATACTTTGAGGAAGATCCGTATACCGGTGAGTTCATCTCTTCAATGCCGATTGTGCTTCAGGGCGAAGACTCCCGTTATGAGTACGATCTGAACCGGGCTCCGGAGCATTGTATTTACAGCCAGGCGTGGGGAAAAGACGTCTGGCATGCCGCACTGACAGACGCTGAAAAGCAGCTATCACAGGCAAAACATGCGTGTTACTACCGAATTTTTCGTGCGTTGATCACGTCACTTGAGCGCAAGTTCGGTTACTGCGTTGTGTATGACATACACTCATACAATCATGAACGCATCACAACACCGTGTCCGACATTTAATTTGGGGACGGCACAAGTTGATCGCAAAGGATGGCATACCGAAATCAATGATCTGCTCACACGTCTGGGACAGATTACCCTGCCAAACATTGCGGTGACTGCCGGAGAAAACCTTGTGTTTCAGGGTATGGGATATCAGGCCACCTTCATCCGTGATCATTTCTCCCGCACCCTGATCTTACCGATTGAGATCAAGAAGGTGTATATGAATGAGAGCGGTGGTGAAAGTTATCCTTTAGTGATTGAGCAGCTGAACACTGAGCTGAAAGATGCACTGACCGGGCATGCTGCTTATGTGATGGAAGCACACATGAAGCAACCTGCCATCAGACGTCGTCAGAAAGCCCATGTGCTGGATTCAAAAATGCCAAAGGAAGTGATTCAGCTGGATCGCCAGCTGTATAAGTTTGCCCGCGGCCTGAATACCCTCAGCTATATCAATCCGATCAACCTGAAGCAGGAAAAACGTCGTTTTCTGCATAATCGAGATGCATACCAACCGAAGTTCACCTATCGGCAGTTAGATCTCGACCCTTACAAATTCAGGGAACAGCTCTATCGCCTGCCGGTCGAAGAAATTCGCGACGCCGGTATTCAGGCAATGTACCGGAAAGTGATTGATCAACTGGCAGTGCGGATTGATCTGCTGACGAGCCTGGGCCACGAAGCGTTTTTATATAACTCACTGCGTTACTACGGACGCCCGGATGAAAGCGACATTGCCAATGCCAATTTCATTCTGCACGCGCGTGATGATGCTGAGCCTGAACAATCCAGTATCAGTGCTGAAGAAGCAATTGCAGCATTTCATGAAGCCGCCGATGACTATGGCTTCACCTGTAAAATTCAGGGCACCACCAAACTGATTGCACGTGCCATGGTCAGTGGTACAACCGTGAAAGTGAACCTGAACAGCCGTTTCTCACCCACGGATCTGTATGCGCTGATTCATCATGAAATGGGCGTTCATATGGTAACCAGTGTGAATGCGGAAGCGCAGCCTCTGAAAGTGCTGCAGCTGGGACTACCGGGGAATACCCATACGCAGGAAGGCTTGGCCATCCTGTGTGAACACCTGTCCGGGAATTTCCCGCTGCACAGGCTGAAAACGCTGGCCCTGCGTGTGGTCGCGGTTGACATGATGGTTAACAAGCGAAGCTTCAATGAGACATTCAATACACTGAAGTTCGATTACGGGCTGTCCAATGATACAGCTTTCACCATTACAACCCGTGCCTACCGGGGCGGTGGTTTCACAAAAGATTACCTGTACCTGCGTGGCCTGAAAGATGCGCTGAGGCTGCATAAGGAAACCGATCTGACTTCATTGTTCATCGGTAAAACAGGGTTTGAATTCAAGCCCTTGCTGGACGAACTGATCGAGCGGGAAATTCTGATGCCGCCGCAGTATCTGCCGAAAGCACTGTCGCTTGAAACAGAGACGGATCCGATCATTAATTTCATGCTGAACTGCATCAATTAA
- a CDS encoding aminoacyl-tRNA deacylase gives MAMAMTVGQFLNSHHVDFSLTHHRHTDTAFSSAISAHVPTSQVAKAVLLKDQRDDYLMAVVPANRRVMIDKINRIMGKQYFLMGEHELSQLFQDCEPGAIPSLGQAYQINMLVDDLLLEQDELYIESGDHENLIHLDNKQFHKVMRDIPHRNISGYRMLFTQAHDGRHWEWE, from the coding sequence ATGGCGATGGCAATGACAGTCGGGCAATTCCTCAACAGCCATCATGTGGATTTCAGCCTGACACACCACAGACACACAGACACAGCGTTCAGTTCAGCGATCTCGGCACATGTGCCAACGTCACAGGTGGCGAAAGCTGTATTGCTGAAAGATCAGCGGGATGATTACCTGATGGCAGTCGTGCCTGCGAACCGAAGAGTGATGATCGATAAGATCAACAGAATCATGGGGAAACAGTATTTTCTGATGGGTGAGCATGAGTTGTCTCAGCTGTTTCAGGACTGTGAACCCGGAGCGATTCCTTCACTCGGACAGGCTTACCAGATCAACATGCTGGTGGATGATTTACTACTGGAGCAAGACGAGCTTTATATTGAATCAGGTGATCACGAGAATCTGATTCATCTCGATAACAAGCAGTTCCACAAAGTGATGCGGGACATCCCGCACCGTAACATTTCTGGTTACCGGATGTTGTTTACTCAGGCGCATGACGGTCGTCACTGGGAATGGGAATAA
- a CDS encoding 1-acylglycerol-3-phosphate O-acyltransferase: MLAFIRLVLAAGFIMFTCLFALIYCLFSPRDPKHVYFFSQWFKVLRKIVNVQIIERGSEKLTGIGNAVYISNHQSVFDFVTSPGMVRPRTVSIGKKSLLWIPFFGPLYWITGNILLDRENKAKARDTIQQVASAILNRNLSVWMYPEGTRSKGRGLLPFKSGAFRMAIEAGVPIVPMVVSSTHNQINLSNKDNGIVIAEYLDPIETSGLTMQDARALADHCHQMMLNHIATLDAEVASLSSESAAIAAKPS, translated from the coding sequence GTGCTTGCTTTTATTCGCCTGGTTCTGGCAGCCGGATTTATCATGTTTACCTGTCTGTTCGCGCTGATTTACTGCCTGTTCAGCCCGAGAGACCCAAAGCACGTTTATTTTTTCAGTCAGTGGTTTAAGGTGCTGAGAAAAATCGTCAATGTTCAGATTATTGAGCGCGGTTCAGAGAAGCTCACCGGTATCGGCAACGCCGTTTATATCTCCAATCACCAGAGTGTATTCGATTTTGTCACTTCCCCGGGTATGGTCCGGCCAAGAACCGTGTCCATTGGCAAGAAAAGCTTACTCTGGATTCCGTTCTTTGGCCCACTGTACTGGATCACCGGAAATATTCTGCTGGACCGCGAAAACAAAGCCAAAGCCAGAGATACCATCCAGCAAGTGGCCAGTGCTATCCTCAATCGCAATCTTTCCGTCTGGATGTATCCCGAAGGAACCCGCAGCAAAGGCCGCGGCTTACTTCCTTTTAAATCCGGCGCATTCCGAATGGCCATTGAAGCAGGTGTGCCGATTGTGCCGATGGTGGTCAGCAGTACACACAATCAGATCAATCTGAGCAATAAAGACAACGGCATCGTGATCGCTGAATATCTGGATCCCATTGAGACATCCGGATTGACGATGCAGGATGCCAGAGCACTGGCAGATCATTGCCATCAGATGATGCTGAATCACATT